The sequence AGGGCCTTGAGATCTACAGGTGAGACGTGCTGTACAGAAGCGTAACGGAGGAAAAAGCAGCCGAGCTCCCAGGACCACCCGTGGGCCTTCGGCAGTGGAGCCGGCCTTGCCCTGGAATGAAAGTTGGGTTTAGGTCTAAGCTGAGCGGTCCGAGAGCCCGACCCGGCCTCAGCCCTACTTGCTGGTTagagcagctggcactggctcTGGTCTCCCCGATGTGTCCAGTGGGAGGCTCAGGACAGAAGCAAGGTTCTGCGGGTTGTGGCTGCCTGAGAGCCAGGACGGCGCCCGCTCGCACAGAGCGGGTGCTTGGGCTGGCGATCCTCTCTCATTCTCGGCATGCAGGGTtggggccctgctggctgggAGGCTGGCCTCGCTTCTGCTCCAGGCTGCTTTGCTGGGCCTGAATGCCACGGGCCATTCGTGGTCACTGGCCCCGGCATTCCCAGGTCACGGCTGTGAACCTGCTGTGCATCTCTTCTGCTGACACGGCCCCACCTGCCTGGGAGAAGGGATCTAGCTCTTCTGTGGGGGGAGCATTATTCTCTTCTCCCTTCGCCCCCCCGGTCAGGGATCCAAATGGCCACCTCCCCAAGGCCCTGGCAGCTCTGAGTCAGCAAAGGGGAGAAGGGGGTTGTCACGCAGGCTTCAACTGGGTAAAGTGCCCTGCTCCAACTCCCTTCCCATGCTGCTGTGCGGGATGAGAACACGGGCAGTGGAGGAGGTGATGGGGTTTGCAGCCAGGtggcctaggacttgggagacccaggctcaattccctgctctgccacagacttcctgggtgagtCACTCGGCctcgctctctgcctcagtttcccatctgtaaaaggggaatcCTAGaacttccctgcctcccaggggtgttgggGCTCTCGGACCGATGTGTTGAGGACAGGCCAGGCGGGGCTGAGCCATGAGTTCATTAGATAAATGAGCCCGTTCCAATGCACAGTGCCTTAGGGCCTGGCAGTTCCTTTGggttggctgggctgggctctgtaGTCACACTGGCAGGCGTGCTCCCAGTCCAGGGCTGTGAATACCTGGGTTCACAGGTGTGTTTCATAATGCGCCTCCTGGACTTTAACCAAGCAAGGCCAGGAGCCTGAGAACAACAGTCAGTATGGAAAGGTCACATGCTGGAACAGCAGAAACTCTTTCCCCTGGGGGTCGCTCCgaccccctgcttcccagccggTGCCTTTTATGGGGTTGACCTGTGAGCTGCAGGTCTTTGAGCAGAACCTCCCAGTTTCTGCCCTTCTTTCAAATATTCCTGTTTCACTTCTCTGTCCTCGTTGCTGCTGGCAACTCCTACTAACTTACCAGGCTTTGCGTCTGTCTTTAGCATGCAGCTCATTAAATACGATCAAACCTACAGCCAGTCCTGGTGCCAGCCATTCCCACTGGCCACCTCCCCACAACATGATACATTGCCGTGTAGCATCTCGGGTCCCTTAGCCGGTTTTTAGTGCCCCTGATGGCCTTCTCGTCTGTTAAAAAAATCAGCGAAAAGGAATTCGGATTTTGAAAGTACTTGGTGTCGAGCGCTTTGCTGTAACTCAGATACATTGGGCTGGGGTAGGTCCCTGCAGCTCCAAGGACTTCAACCTTGTTATGCCAGCCAAAGAATATTGCTCATTCTCTCTCCCATGCTCCTTAAATCCAGTTGTTTTCTCTAAAGCATGTGTGTGTCTGGCAAGATTAACCCTCAGTGTTGATTGCTCCAGGGCCTGTTCTCTTCTGGCCGGTTGGTGATTTCTCCTCTTGATAAGATTTCCATTATTTTACTAGGGATCGAAGCAAAGGTGCCCACTTCCCCAGTTCCCGGGGGGTGCtcggccccaggccccaccccccccgcctcttcctgccccagcgcctgctgctgaacagctgaccacggcaggcaggaggcgctgggagggagggggaggagctgattggggCTGgcgtgggtgctgagcacttacattttttccccccctgtgggtgctccagccccggcgcACCCCCGGAGCTGGCGCCTATGGATAGAAGCTAGATCAACACGATGGTCATTGACCAGATCACTCCGTTCTTCTTTCTGCGGCGTTGGCACACTCTTTTGCTCCTCTCGTCTCCGGGATTGTCATGTAGTGGGCTGCAAGCCAGACCAGTGGAAGGTTGggtcaccccctgccctgtgacCCTGAGTACCTTAACATGCTCTCCTGCATTAACGCCCCAGCTCGCCGCTCCCTGCCAGGATACAAGCCCGCGCTGTGTGACgaacagccctggttcagcaactcGGACTGCAGCAGCCTGCTTGTCCACCCAGCCACGCTCTGGTGTCCACCAGCCTTGGTCACTACTAGCCATGTGGTCCCAACACCACCACAGGCCTGAATCTCCCCCAAACCGTCTGCCctgaaatgtccagccctctcctggattgCTCAGAGGCTCAATTAAGGTGCATTGCTCCTTCAAAGAGACAATGGTGGCTCATTGTTTTGACTGGAGTTAATAATCACTtacactttctagtgactaagACCTCACAAAACTACAGTCTGGCTTCGAGGTAAGAATCTATCACACCTTCCAGCGAGGTGGCTGGCAACCCCTTGGTCAGGATCTTCAATGAAGTCCaaagtgctcagttcctttgtcttaggtgaaagagcCCTTGGAGTTCTGTGCCCCTCTTCTATAGTCCCGTGAACTTCTGAAATGTTCCTGTCTCAAAGTTCCTTACCCCTGCCGTGAGGAACGGTGACGGGGCATCTGATGGAGAAGATTCCAGGCCAGTTTCTTCCCTGCTGGTGCTTTCTACAATGCAAACTcatctgtccctgcagcccctgttaGCCAACGACTGGCCTCGCTTGTGATTGCCAGTGGTCTGTGATTGCACCTGGAGGGAGCCATCAGCttttcctttgtctggaaaaaCCTGTTTCCCCACTCCCCAGACCTGTCTGGTTCAAATATATCATAGTCCCATATTTCCTTCACATCTGTACAGTCCTCTAGGTGTTTACCATACGTAGACCATGCCGGAATAGTAATTACCAGTGCGGTATTGGTTTTCCAATGACTCCTTACATGACGACTGTTGTATACAGATGGCTATAAGCGAATTGGGGGGCACTGAACTGCTCAGaccagctgaaactcactactGGTTACCCACGAGCCCCTTGCCCCTGGCACGACAATGCTCTTAGGCTCACCgtgacccctgctctgccccacagaTATACTCTTGTTGGCAGTAGCTCTGCGTGTTCCTCAGCTGTGCAGTTAGCTCAGGGGTTTGCGTGCACAGCTTATCAGGGCTGGGTTCTATGGCGCCCCTCTGCCCTTTGCTTCCCAGTTCCCCTCCAGCTTTGCTGTGTGTCTCTATCTATTTATTTAGGCTGCTCAGGGGCTCAGGGAAAATTCGCCTACAAGCTGCTCCACGACTTGTTTGCCAACTACTCCAACGCTCTGCGACCGGTGGAGGACACGGACCGGGCGCTGAACGTCACCCTGCAGATCACCCTGTCCCAGATCATCGACATGGTACGTCTGGGAAATGCAGGCCATTCCTTCACTGCCCAAGCCACACGAGACATGCCGCCCACTGGGAGACGGAACCCTTGCTCTGCGGGTTGCGGGAGAAACAACCCTGATGGGGGCTGGGAAGGTTACTCCGAAAGTCACTGGGTGTTTTGCAGCTAGCTTCCAAGTGCACCCCTTGGCTCAGGATCTAGCCCTTGGTTCTGCTCCAACACAGGGACGCAAAGACCCTCACCACTAGCCCAGTGACAGTGCCCTAACCCCAAGTGAGGGCTAACAGGAATTAGTAACATGACTGCAGTGGGATCTGGTCCCATCCAGTCCAAAGAAGAACTGACCTGTGATCCCCTGATGTGGTAGGTTTTCTAGCATAGTCTGACTCCAAGCCCCAAATCCTGCACAGTCCCATGGATTTCCCTGGCATTCGCCTCGTGCTGAAAGTGAAGCACGCGTCACCATGGGCAAGGCCAGGGTCTGAGTCCCTTCTGAGGGTGGCTTCATGCTGGCCAGTGCCCTATACACTGGGGGTCAGTGTAAAACCAGCGGCTGCTCCTAtctttcccccctctccagaGGCGGCCGCATTTCACACGCGCCTCTCCTCATCTCTCCTCGTTCCAGGACGAGAGGAACCAGGTCCTGACTGCCTACCTGTGGATCAGGCAGGTGTGGGTGGACGCCTACCTGAGCTGGGATAAGGACGAGTACGATGGGATCGACACCGTCCGCACACCCGGTAGCTACGTATGGAGACCGGACGTAGTCCTGTATAACAAGTAGGCCAGCCCGCTATTGAACTGCACGCTTCTGGAGCCGGGGCTCCTGCGGCCTGGCCGGGGGATAGAACCAGGGGCCCTCCAGCTCCATACACacaggcccctgccccctgagccagtgCTGGCTCTCTGTTAGCTGGAGGGGAGGTTACTCGAGGGCCTTTttgcaggctgcagcccctagtgAGCCTGTCGCCCTCAGGCTCCATCCGGAAGAGGGGCTCCCTTGGGCAGGTTAACTGGCGGCAGAGTGTAGGCGTCCTGGGCCCGTGTGGAGACCGTGTAATTGCACCCTTGTTACGGGCACCCCCCCGCGGCACAGTGAGCGTAACAGCCGCTGCCTTGGGCAGTGGCCCCCTCGAAGGCTGCGCGGATGTAGCGGGCAAAGATCTTCCTGGCACGTTCTGCGGCTCGCTGGCCTCATCTGCCTTGCTCTCATCCTGCACCTTCCCCGGTGCAGCgctgggagcagctggccagaggGATCGGGTTGCTGGGGCCCGACAGTGCCTGGGTACGGCTGAGAGGCTGTGCACGCAGGCAGGTAAAGCCCGCTtctgccgctcagagcagcacatGGCGTCCAAGCCTGCGCTGTAGCCCCCAAGGGGGAGGACAGGAGGGAAGCTGTCAGAAGGGGGCGTGTGGCTGTTTAAAGACTGGGCACTGATGATTGGGAAGCCCAGAACTGGACTTGGCTTTTTCTTGCATCTGTTTGCAGAGTCCAGGTGATTTTTAttggggggggagatgggggagctTCTCAGAGCAAAAGTTTCGTGactcatttgtttttaaacaaaatcaaggCCCACAGTGAGTGACCCTATAATAACAACAAGCCAGTGAGTGACCAAGCGACCCTATGAAAACACACCTGTGTTGGCCATCGAGTGCTCACGAGGGACCCTACCAGACCAACCCAGCGAGCTATGTCTCTCATTCGTGAGCAGCCCTACAGAAACAAGCCCAGCAGAGCGGGGGAGGGATTAGGCTAGCGAAGGGCCGTGCAGTCTTGTCTCATGTATGTAAGGACCCCTCTCCGCCCCTGTCTGTGTTCCCTGTCCCTCCAGCGCAGACAACCAGTTCACGGGCTCCATGGAGACCAATGTGGTGATCCGCTACGATGGGCGGGTGATGTGGGACTCCCCCGCCATCACCAAGAGCTCCTGCAAGGTGGACGTCTCCCACTTCCCCTTCGATAGGCAGCAGTGCCGACTGACCTTCGGCTCGTGGACCTACAACGGCAACCAGATCGACCTCGTGAATGGGCTGGACACAGCCGACCTGACTGACTTCGTGGAGAATGtggagtgggaggtgctgggcatgCCAGCCAAGAGGAACGTCATCATCTACGGCTGCTGCTCGGAGCCCTACCCCGACATCACCTACACGCTGATTCTCAAGCGACGCGCCTCCTTCTACATCTTCAACCTGCTCCTCCCCTGCATCATGATCTCCTTCCTGGCCCCGCTGGGCTTCTACCTCCCAGCTGACTCTGGGGAGAAGGTCTCCTTGGGAGTGACAGTCCTGCTGGCGCTCACCGTCTTCCAGTTGCTGGTGGCAGAGAGCATGCCGCCCTCCGAGAACGTGCCGCTGATTGGTGAGTatctgcctcttcctgcagctGGCTGGGCAACTGTGGAAGCCCTCTATCCACTCTGCAGATGCAGCACGCGATGCAGAATGGGTATGCTTTAAACCATGTCAccattcatgtgcttcagccccaaGATGCAGGGATCAGCACTAGGGGCATGGTCCATTCCGGTCCTCAGCCTCTTCGCAAAAACTGTCCGCAAGTGGCACACTGCAGCCATGGTGGAATTCCAGCTTCTGTTCTAGCTCCCCTTTCTTGCCTTACCTAGGGACCTGGGGCACTCTCCATCACTTGCTGTCTTAAAGACAAAGCTAGACGTCTCTCTAGCACATGGGCTGTAGCCCCATCAAATTACGGGCTAGATACAGAAATTGAGTaagatctctggcctgtgttccGCAGATCAGACCGGATCAtctcaatggtcccttctggccttgcagtCTATGAATCTAACCAAACACATACCTTTCCAAAGTAacttttccatgcttggtctcaccccaaagatacattttttttattttgaacgTCTGAGCCAAATCTGttcaggttggtttttttttcaggGTTTTATTTGAGCAAGTGGAGAAGGGGTGGTCCCCCTTTCACCACCGTGCTTCATTTAGAAATCTTGTGCTCAGAATACCTACAAtaaaaccaaatgaaattagAAGCTTCAAACTTAGCTTGTTTGATAGATCTCATTGAGATCAAAGACTCAACCCAAGTTTGAGGCTCGTTTGTTTGAGCCTACTTGAAAGTGGACAATTTCTTTAAtctaaaatagcatttttcaatatGGTCTGATATTTTGGGAGAGCGCGCTCTCTCTCATATTTAGATAGATAGCATAAAGCTTTTGCTATGGTTATCGCAGTTCAGGCTGAATTTACCATTTTGAAATGCTTGTGACGTACAAATTCTGCAGTGACTTTTCTATAGGatattggggttttgtttttggttttttttttaaatcttgatcTGCAAAATGTTTGATGTGGGTTTAAGGTACTAAACTCTTGCAGCCAGAATGTGCATCCTGAATTGGGATGACCCAGACAACTGCAGATTTAAGGAAAGGTTCATGTTTGAGACAGATAGGCAGCCCCCATTAAGTTGGGCTGGCTTCAGTAGAGGTTGGTTTAGCTGCGCTGCGTATCTTTGCTAAAGCTTGGCTGTATTCTGTAGATTTCagaaacaccttttaaaaaacaaaacaggaaaaaaaaaaaaaccaagccaaATGTGAAGGCTGCAGGCCAGATCCTGAGGTGCGGCATGGTTGCTTTGCACCATACTGACACCAGATTCTGGATCTAAAGCTGATATACCCAGCCGTTAAAGACCATCCCAGTGCAAGGGGTTCTCTGATGGCCTAGAGGGTCCTACACCAGCCTCTTGTCTACTGCTGATGGAAGGGACTCAGCTGGAGGACAGAGGCCATTCCTGGGACTATAACAACCTGCTTCTTCCTTATAGCTAGAGTTGTTGTTCTTTAGGTTATGTGGTAGGGGCTTGTGTTTTGGTGTTGAATGTCCCCGCCTCCCATTTCCCTAAGTGAGCACCAGTGTCTGGGCCTGCAGCCACGAGTCCCCCACTTCCCAGGTCAGTCACAGCGCATCCCTTCTTGTCTTCTAGGGAAGTATTACATTGCCACCATGACCATGATCACAGCCTCCACCGCGCTGACCATATTCATCATGAACATTCACCACTGCGGCCCAGGAGCCAAGCCCGTGCCCAGGTGGGCCAAGAAGTTCATCCTGCAGTACATGGCCCAGCTATTCTTTGTCTACGAGGTGGGGGAGAGCTGCAAAAGTCCCAAGCGGCAACTGGGCCACGGGCCCACGGTCCAGGTGGTGAGCGGCAGGGCCGCCAAGGAGGAGCAGAAAGCCCAGACAAGGGAGGAGAACTCAGGTGCGACCTGCCGGGATGAGTCTTTGCAGCAGGAGTTGCTGCCGCAGGGGCTCAGCAGTCTCTCTGGCCAGCAGGACTGGAAAGAGACCGGGACATGCAAGAACCTAGAGTGCGGCCGGGAGGGGCAGCAGCACCAAGTCTGTGTGAAGAGCCCGTGCCTTTGCCACCACAACAGCCTGCTGAGGAACGTCGAGTACATTGCCAACTGCTTCCGGGACCAAAAGGCAGCTCAGAAACGGAGCGGCGAGTGGAAGAAAGTGGCCAAGGTCATGGATCGCATCTTCATGTGGATCTTCTTTGCTATGGTCTTCTTCATGAGCGTGCTCATCATGGGCAAAGCCATCTGAAGAGCCCTCGGCATGCAATGCCCACTAGTTAGCTAGGACCTTTTCTCTTACCCTGTCGGAGCTGCGGGTGCACATGCGTGGGCGGCCTGGGATGGTCCATCCCGGGGCTGCTGTGGAAAGCATTGCACGTGAGGTCCCACTAATAGCATATTCTCCTAGTTCCATAGCGATCTATTCTTTGGCAATCCTAGAACCCCTCTTCCCCCTGTTACTGCTGCAGCCACACAGCTGGTTTgaaaggtggggagggagggttgggagtcaggactcttgggacTGTTCCTCGGCTCTGGGGAAAAGAGTTTTggggtagtggttagagcaggggcggaAAACTGAGAGCTGGGActtttgggttctattcccagttctgggcagagactggggtctagtggattagagcagggtgcgggaggggctgggagccaggactcctggattccatcccagctctggaagggagtggCAGGCTGTAGCCTGCCCCCCAGTGCAGCGTGTATTGTTTTAACATGTTCAGTCACCTCTGCAAGAGCTCTGTGGGGGAGCGTGGCCTGGAATAAGGAGGCCAAAATAAAATCTCTGGAACGTCTCCTGTGCATTGTTCTTGGGCTAGAAAATCCATCCGGGACCGTGTGTCGTGGCCCCAGGCAGCACCTGTGCACTCgagggctttgctgcagggaccGTGACACCGTCACATATGCAGTCAGTCTGTCCAGCTGGGCGGAGAGAGCTAATGCCACTGGCAATGCAGGAAAGGATCTGGGTGGTGGCTGCTTCCAACCCATTGACTCCAGGTGGAGAGTGACCTTCAGCCCAGCTCATTCCACCTTCTTTGAGCCTGTGCCGGGCAGTGCTCAGACAGAGGCAGATGTGCGCTGGCCTCTTCTCTGGGCCGAATGTTCCATGTAAACCCCCGTCAGCTTAATTATCTATTTCCCTGCTGCAAATGTGGTCACTGATTCTGTGGCTGGATGGCCCATTCCCATTgcagttctccaacctggggtgccttttacactgctctgCTGGGAGAGCCACCGCTCCTGGTCTGCTCTcacccagcctccagcatgtaagttacaCAGTATGAATGCTCTGcctagccactcatgaattacaccagccaactcccagtcccagacgtTCCCCAGAAATGTGCTCCTTCTACTGCCTCACACCTGCCTGGACAATCCCAGTCCATCATCTTATTAATGGAAAATGATACACACAAATCCTGTAATAGCAAAGAGAGTTCCCCAAACACTTTGATCCAAGCACACTAGTCTAcagaaaacaataaaacaaacgtATTAACTACaggaagagagattttaagtgattacaggtaatgaggcataaaagtcagaattggttacaaagaaataacttGTTAGTTGCTATTTATCTTTTCAGTGAATTCACAGCTAAGTCTCTCTCACCCCTTATTCCTACAGTCTTGCTGGCTGAATCTTTCAAACAGGGTCTCCACTGAGTCATGTTGctcctttaagaaaaggagtacttgtggcaccttagagactaaccaatttatttgagcataagctttcgtgag is a genomic window of Natator depressus isolate rNatDep1 chromosome 1, rNatDep2.hap1, whole genome shotgun sequence containing:
- the CHRNA10 gene encoding neuronal acetylcholine receptor subunit alpha-10 translates to MDPRRGLHSCLLSLGFLGIFVSPGCSGAQGKFAYKLLHDLFANYSNALRPVEDTDRALNVTLQITLSQIIDMDERNQVLTAYLWIRQVWVDAYLSWDKDEYDGIDTVRTPGSYVWRPDVVLYNNADNQFTGSMETNVVIRYDGRVMWDSPAITKSSCKVDVSHFPFDRQQCRLTFGSWTYNGNQIDLVNGLDTADLTDFVENVEWEVLGMPAKRNVIIYGCCSEPYPDITYTLILKRRASFYIFNLLLPCIMISFLAPLGFYLPADSGEKVSLGVTVLLALTVFQLLVAESMPPSENVPLIGKYYIATMTMITASTALTIFIMNIHHCGPGAKPVPRWAKKFILQYMAQLFFVYEVGESCKSPKRQLGHGPTVQVVSGRAAKEEQKAQTREENSGATCRDESLQQELLPQGLSSLSGQQDWKETGTCKNLECGREGQQHQVCVKSPCLCHHNSLLRNVEYIANCFRDQKAAQKRSGEWKKVAKVMDRIFMWIFFAMVFFMSVLIMGKAI